GACGTCGACTTCCTCCACTACGTGGGCCACGTCAGGGACGGCGCCTTCGTCTGTTCCGACGGGATGCTCGACGCCGGAGCGCTCCCGGATATCGGCGTCGAGGCGTTTCTGATCAACGGCTGTCGGTCGTACGATATCGGAACTCGACTGATCGAGGAAGGAGGTGTCGGCGGAATCGTCACGCTCAGCGAGGTCGGTAACCAGGATGCGATCGCAGTCGGCCGGTTCATCGCGAAACTTCTGAACAACGGGTTTACACTCCGGTCCGCGGTCTCCTTGGCGCGTTCTCACCGCTTCGTCGGCAACCAGTACATCGTCGTCGGCGACGGCGGCGTCGCGGTCGGACAGGCCGGAAGCGGCGTTCCGAACAGTTGTCGTCTCGAACGAATCGACGGCGACGACGCGTACCGGCTCCAACTGCAGTTGTATCACGTCGACAGCGGTGTCGGTGCGCAGTACATCCCCTACCTCGATGGCGTAGACTGTCACTTCCTCGCAGGAAACGAACTTCCGCCGATACGGGTTTCCGGCGAGTCGCTGGCGCGCTTCCTGCGGCTAGCGCAAGTACCGGTCGAGTACGACGAAGAATTTTGTTGGTCGACTGACGATCGGTTCGCTACGCTGTAACGACGCCGTTCAGATTCGGACGTTACCACGTGCCGCCGCCGTTCCCGGCAGCGACGGTGCCGGCCTGCGACAGCAGGAGGCAGGCGGCGAACAGGACGCCCATCAGTCGGGGATGCTCTGCGAAGAACGCTTGTAGTCGGCCATTACTGGATGACATTACACCATTACCTTCGCCGGCGCTCGTAATATAATTTTCCTAAAACATTGTTTACGTAATTAGTAATTTCTTACCAGATTCCTTCAAAAATAATATTATTATGTTCGGTTTGTATTACCTAATTACCGAGACAGAACGAGAGATTACCGAACGAGAACGAGAGCGATAGTGCAGCTCTCGGGACGTAAGACGCGCTTTCGGGAGTAATATCGGATTTAGGCCGGAATTTGTCGGGAAGCGAGCGAGACTCCCGCTCGAACCGGCCGCTACAGTGGCCGAAACTGGCTCTGACCGCGAACTAGCTTCGTTCGTGAGACGATTTCCGACCGAGTTGTTCCGCCTGTGTGCTGTGCTAACTTCTCACTCGGGCGGGAAGTTTTTATCAGTTCGCCTGCTACCCGCACCCATGACCCGTGACCGGGCCCTCCTCGACCGGGCCCTGGAACGTGGCGAACAGGACGGGGGTAGCATCGAGTTCAAGGAACGACTGCTCCGGGACGTCCACCTCGAGGGGGGACGCAGGGAGAGTCTGGCCGCTCAACTCCGACACCGAATGCTCTCGGGCGACGGCGAGGCGACGTACGTCGTCGGCGTCACCGACGATGGCGGCCTCGCCGGCATCGACCCCGACACGTTCTCCGAATCGATGGACGTTCTCTCGCTGCTCGCGGAGGAAGCCGACGCCCACATCGACGACGTCCAGACGTGGGGTCTCGAGGGCGGGATCGTCGGCGTCGCACGGATCTGCGACGGGGCGATCCTCGAGACCGACGACGAACACCTCGTCGTCGGAACGGCAGGCCACGTCGACCACGGAAAGAGCACGCTCGTCGGTTCGCTCGTCACCGGAACGGCCGACGACGGCGACGGCGCGACGCGCGCGTACCTCGACGTCCAACCCCACGAGGTCGAGCGCGGACTGTCGGCGGACCTCTCGTACGCCGTCTACGGCTTCGACGACGGCGGGCCGGTCCGCGTGCGCAACCCGAACCGGAAAGCCGACCGCGCCGAGGTCGTCGAGGAGGCGGACCGACTCGTTTCGTTCGTCGACACCGTCGGCCACGAGCCGTGGCTCCGCACGACGATCCGCGGACTCGTCGGCCAGAAACTCGACTACGGACTGCTCGTCGTCGCCGCCGACGACGGTCCGACGCGAACGACGCGGGAACACCTCGGCGTCCTGCTGGCGACCGACCTCCCGACGATCGTCGCGATCACGAAAACCGACGCGGTCAGCGAGGAACGGGTCGAGGAGGTCGAACGCGAGGTCGAGCGACTCCTCCGCGACGTCGACAAATCACCGCTACGGGTCGCCCGTCACGGCGTCGACGCCGCCGTCGAGGAGATCAACGAGCGCGTCGTCCCGATCGTCGC
This DNA window, taken from Natronococcus sp. CG52, encodes the following:
- a CDS encoding DUF7503 family protein, whose translation is MSSSNGRLQAFFAEHPRLMGVLFAACLLLSQAGTVAAGNGGGTW
- a CDS encoding GTPBP1 family GTP-binding protein, producing the protein MTRDRALLDRALERGEQDGGSIEFKERLLRDVHLEGGRRESLAAQLRHRMLSGDGEATYVVGVTDDGGLAGIDPDTFSESMDVLSLLAEEADAHIDDVQTWGLEGGIVGVARICDGAILETDDEHLVVGTAGHVDHGKSTLVGSLVTGTADDGDGATRAYLDVQPHEVERGLSADLSYAVYGFDDGGPVRVRNPNRKADRAEVVEEADRLVSFVDTVGHEPWLRTTIRGLVGQKLDYGLLVVAADDGPTRTTREHLGVLLATDLPTIVAITKTDAVSEERVEEVEREVERLLRDVDKSPLRVARHGVDAAVEEINERVVPIVATSAITMDGLETLDELFDRLPKTSQDTGEFRMYVDRSYSVTGVGAVASGTVMAGEVEAGDELLIGPMPDGRFQQVEVRSIEMHYHRVDRARAGRIVGIALKGIKESAIERGMVLLPRDADPDPVQEFEAEVMVLNHPTRIGDGYEPVVHLETIGEAAAFSPENGRLLPGDTGKTTVRFKFRPYLVEEGQKFVFREGRSKGVGTVTDVRPAQ